Proteins found in one Microbacterium sp. LWS13-1.2 genomic segment:
- a CDS encoding fumarylacetoacetate hydrolase family protein — translation MKFARLGESGSEIPVVLDGHRRLDLRPLTSDVDGSFLADDPVGRTSAAIAAALLPELPGADALRIGAPIARPSAVVCIGMNYAAHAAESGATPPSIPVMFLKTPNTVVGPNDAVTIPRGSEKTDWEVELGIVIGRRAAYLDSPAQAADHIAGFVTANDVSERTFQLEVSGGQWSKGKCAPGFNPTGPWLVTPDEVDPQALRLQSRVNGEPRQDSSTADMIFPVDHIVWHLSQFLTLEPGDLVLTGTPQGVALSGRFPYLAPGDIVDIEIEGVGAQRQEFVAWEAAR, via the coding sequence ATGAAGTTCGCGCGCCTCGGCGAGTCCGGTAGCGAGATCCCCGTCGTCCTCGACGGCCATCGTCGCCTCGATCTGCGCCCGCTCACATCCGATGTCGACGGCAGCTTCCTCGCCGACGATCCCGTCGGCCGCACGTCCGCCGCGATCGCCGCGGCGCTCCTGCCCGAGCTGCCGGGCGCCGACGCGCTCCGCATCGGCGCCCCCATCGCGCGGCCGAGCGCCGTCGTGTGCATCGGCATGAACTACGCCGCCCACGCCGCCGAATCCGGGGCGACCCCGCCGAGCATCCCGGTGATGTTCCTCAAGACCCCGAACACCGTCGTCGGTCCGAACGACGCCGTCACGATCCCCCGGGGCAGCGAGAAGACCGACTGGGAGGTCGAGCTCGGCATCGTCATCGGACGCCGCGCCGCGTACCTGGACTCCCCCGCGCAGGCGGCGGATCACATCGCCGGCTTCGTCACCGCCAACGACGTCTCGGAGCGGACGTTCCAGCTCGAGGTGTCGGGCGGGCAGTGGTCCAAGGGCAAGTGCGCGCCCGGGTTCAACCCGACCGGCCCGTGGCTGGTCACGCCCGACGAGGTCGACCCGCAGGCGCTGCGGCTGCAGAGCCGCGTCAACGGCGAGCCGCGCCAGGACTCATCGACGGCCGACATGATCTTCCCGGTCGACCACATCGTGTGGCACCTCTCGCAGTTCCTCACACTCGAGCCGGGCGACCTCGTGCTGACCGGGACCCCGCAGGGCGTCGCGCTGTCGGGGCGCTTCCCGTATCTCGCTCCCGGTGACATCGTCGACATCGAGATCGAGGGTGTGGGCGCGCAGCGCCAGGAGTTCGTGGCATGGGAGGCAGCACGATGA
- a CDS encoding SDR family oxidoreductase, translated as MGGSTMSGQLDGLVAVVTGGASGIGAAIANVLADEGAEVAVLDRDTSGADPRFAAFAADVSDRAGVEDAIAAVAERFGRIDILVNNAGIGAQGDVAANDDDEWARVLSINVTGIARVSAAALPWLRQSPAAAICNTSSIAATAGLPQRALYSASKGAVLSLTRAMAADHLREGIRVNAVNPGTADTPWIGRLLASAPDPAAERAALEARQPHGRLVSADEVAGAVLYLVSPRAGSTTGTYIEVDGGMSPLRLRPAGS; from the coding sequence ATGGGAGGCAGCACGATGAGCGGACAGCTGGACGGATTGGTCGCCGTCGTCACCGGCGGCGCCTCGGGCATCGGCGCCGCCATCGCGAACGTACTTGCCGACGAAGGCGCCGAGGTCGCCGTGCTCGACCGCGACACCTCGGGCGCCGACCCGCGGTTCGCCGCGTTCGCCGCCGACGTGTCGGACCGCGCCGGCGTCGAGGACGCGATCGCTGCCGTGGCCGAACGGTTCGGCCGCATCGACATCCTCGTCAACAACGCCGGCATCGGCGCGCAGGGCGACGTCGCCGCGAACGACGACGACGAGTGGGCGCGCGTGCTGTCGATCAACGTCACGGGGATCGCGCGCGTGAGCGCCGCGGCGCTGCCGTGGCTGCGGCAGTCGCCCGCCGCGGCCATCTGCAACACGTCGTCGATCGCCGCGACCGCGGGCCTCCCGCAGCGCGCGCTGTACAGCGCGTCGAAGGGGGCGGTGCTGTCGCTCACCAGGGCGATGGCGGCCGACCACCTGCGCGAGGGCATCCGCGTCAACGCCGTCAACCCGGGCACGGCCGACACCCCGTGGATCGGCCGCCTGCTCGCCAGCGCGCCCGACCCGGCTGCAGAGCGCGCAGCGCTCGAGGCCCGGCAGCCGCACGGGCGCCTCGTCTCGGCCGACGAGGTCGCCGGCGCCGTGCTCTACCTCGTCAGCCCCCGCGCCGGCTCGACCACGGGCACCTACATCGAGGTGGACGGCGGGATGTCGCCCCTCCGCCTGCGCCCGGCCGGGTCCTGA
- a CDS encoding amidohydrolase family protein, with amino-acid sequence MRVVDGHLHLWDPEVLTYEWLEGPLLRSFGPDELDLALQDAPDDDFGFVFVQAECAPEQSVAEVDWVASLAPRVPLRGIVARAPLEDPAATDEHLAAFGSRPLVVGVRRLLQSEPDGFSAAPGFRDAARAVAAAGLTFDACVRWSQLPDVIALADAVPELTIVLDHLGKPPVGSADAAAPAEGTPWATELRRLARRHNVVCKLSGLPAESQGEWTAAQLRPFLDVALDAFGPHRLLFGGDWPVSGPYGRWVETVSSWVTDRLGEDDREAVLASNAERVYRLA; translated from the coding sequence ATGCGAGTCGTGGACGGACACCTCCATCTCTGGGACCCCGAGGTCCTGACCTACGAGTGGCTGGAGGGACCGCTGCTCCGATCATTCGGACCCGACGAGCTCGATCTCGCCTTGCAGGACGCGCCCGACGACGACTTCGGCTTCGTGTTCGTACAGGCCGAGTGCGCGCCGGAGCAGTCGGTCGCCGAGGTCGACTGGGTCGCGTCACTGGCACCGCGCGTGCCGCTGCGCGGCATCGTCGCGCGCGCCCCGCTCGAGGACCCCGCAGCGACCGACGAGCACCTCGCGGCGTTCGGGAGCAGGCCGCTCGTGGTGGGGGTGCGCCGCCTGCTGCAGTCCGAGCCCGACGGCTTCTCGGCGGCGCCGGGCTTCCGGGACGCCGCGCGGGCGGTAGCGGCGGCCGGTCTCACGTTCGACGCGTGCGTGCGCTGGAGCCAGCTGCCCGACGTGATCGCCCTGGCCGATGCGGTGCCCGAGCTCACGATCGTGCTCGACCACCTCGGCAAGCCGCCGGTCGGGTCGGCGGATGCCGCGGCCCCCGCAGAAGGCACGCCGTGGGCGACGGAGCTGCGCAGGCTCGCCCGGCGCCACAACGTCGTCTGCAAGCTGTCGGGACTGCCTGCGGAGTCGCAGGGAGAGTGGACCGCCGCACAGCTGCGCCCGTTCCTCGACGTCGCACTGGACGCCTTCGGCCCGCACCGCCTCCTGTTCGGCGGCGACTGGCCGGTCTCGGGTCCGTATGGCCGCTGGGTCGAGACCGTGTCGTCGTGGGTCACGGACCGGCTCGGCGAGGACGACCGCGAGGCCGTGCTCGCCTCGAACGCCGAGCGGGTCTATCGCCTCGCCTGA
- a CDS encoding FadR/GntR family transcriptional regulator, giving the protein MAVTDEAIEKIKDMIVRGELAPGSRLPPEKDLAERLGLSRSSMREAVKALEVIRVLDVRRGDGTYVTSLEPKLLLEAISFVVDLHDDDSLLEIFAVRRVLESHATGLAAQQAGDDDVAALDAEISGVAPDTDIESLVEHDVRFHSAIARLAGNDYLASLLDSLTSQTVRARVWRGLTQEGAVERTLAEHRAILDAIADHDMELATSIAQVHIAGIERWLRQARDRP; this is encoded by the coding sequence GTGGCCGTCACCGACGAAGCGATCGAGAAGATCAAGGACATGATCGTGCGCGGCGAGCTCGCCCCCGGGTCGCGCCTGCCTCCCGAGAAGGATCTCGCCGAGCGTCTGGGCCTCTCGCGCAGCTCTATGCGCGAGGCCGTGAAGGCTCTCGAGGTCATCCGGGTGCTCGACGTGCGGCGCGGCGACGGCACGTACGTCACGAGCCTCGAGCCGAAGCTCCTCCTCGAGGCGATCTCGTTCGTCGTCGACCTCCACGACGACGACTCGCTGCTCGAGATCTTCGCCGTGCGGCGCGTGCTCGAGTCGCATGCGACCGGTCTGGCGGCGCAGCAGGCGGGCGACGACGACGTCGCGGCGCTGGATGCCGAGATCAGCGGCGTCGCCCCTGACACCGACATCGAGTCCCTGGTCGAGCACGACGTGCGCTTCCACAGCGCCATCGCGCGACTCGCCGGCAACGACTACCTCGCCAGCCTGCTGGACAGCCTCACCAGCCAGACGGTGCGCGCGCGTGTGTGGCGAGGGCTGACCCAGGAGGGCGCCGTCGAGCGCACCCTCGCCGAGCACCGGGCGATCCTCGACGCGATCGCCGACCATGACATGGAGCTCGCCACCTCGATCGCCCAGGTGCACATCGCGGGCATCGAACGGTGGCTGCGCCAGGCGCGCGACCGGCCCTGA